A window from Enterococcus mediterraneensis encodes these proteins:
- a CDS encoding glycoside hydrolase family 65 protein translates to MKISLNDYTKEELEKAESILFNGNGFIGVRGNLEEAYYDFFATNRETYLNGFYETKTISYPEKMAGFTPTGETMISVVDGQTTLIKIGEEAFRIDQGMVEESERYVDLEKGMTVRKLVWKSPKGRVTKIAIYRLASFTYKNLFAMKIDFERINHQEPIELETHFNFQPVKTIDKNDPRMSHEIHSLEVTEDPTKKNACWFETKNSHLKAQLQWKIKGGHLATRWLEERIVVQTALENTSYEKILSYGFYENDQQGLDLDFDALATLQEEYLKEFWQTAAIRIKSELPLEESVNYSTYALLQSVGTDGQTSVAAKGLSGSGYEGHYFWDAEMYVFPVFLHLNPEIAKQMLQFRINTLAKAQENRRLFGYRSGALYPWRTISGSESSAFFEAGSAQHHINSDIAYAFISYYRQTNDMDFMIQGGFSVLLETARVFNEIGYYRDGSYHIDKVTGPDEYSVLVNDNFYTNRMVQHHFEWVDRLAQQIKTEYPNKWKEIQEKWQVTDEELNQMREKAIHMAKPMNEELGIIAQDRDFLNKAFWPLTKEETHYPLLMHYHPLMIYRYQVAKQADAVLALMLFPEDFTEKVATDTVAYYDRITTHDSTLSYSAFATVYSRLGNVEKGYQYFLENARVDLDNTHGNTKDGIHTASMGGTFLTIIEGFCHLFFDENGPKVEPHLPKEIEEISFNTIYRGETYTISVMQNDHTIKKMDIQ, encoded by the coding sequence ATGAAGATTTCTTTAAATGATTACACAAAAGAAGAACTGGAAAAAGCGGAAAGTATCTTATTCAATGGAAACGGATTTATTGGGGTGCGAGGGAACTTGGAAGAGGCCTATTATGATTTTTTCGCTACCAATCGTGAGACGTATCTGAATGGTTTTTATGAAACGAAAACCATTTCTTATCCGGAAAAAATGGCGGGTTTTACCCCGACAGGAGAAACGATGATCAGCGTAGTAGACGGACAGACGACCTTGATCAAAATCGGTGAGGAAGCTTTTCGGATCGATCAAGGAATGGTAGAAGAGTCCGAACGTTATGTCGATCTGGAAAAGGGGATGACAGTCCGTAAATTGGTGTGGAAGTCTCCTAAAGGACGAGTGACTAAAATCGCGATTTATCGGCTTGCTTCATTTACCTATAAAAATCTTTTTGCCATGAAAATCGATTTTGAACGAATCAATCATCAGGAGCCAATTGAATTAGAGACTCATTTTAATTTCCAACCAGTCAAAACCATCGATAAAAATGATCCCCGAATGAGCCACGAAATCCACTCATTGGAGGTGACCGAGGATCCAACAAAAAAGAACGCTTGTTGGTTTGAAACGAAAAACTCTCATTTGAAAGCCCAACTGCAGTGGAAAATAAAAGGCGGACATCTTGCTACGCGATGGCTAGAGGAGCGGATCGTTGTACAGACCGCTTTGGAAAATACCAGCTATGAAAAAATCCTTAGTTATGGATTCTATGAAAACGACCAACAAGGTCTTGATCTGGATTTTGATGCATTAGCGACATTGCAGGAAGAATATTTGAAAGAATTTTGGCAAACCGCAGCTATCAGGATAAAAAGTGAGCTTCCTTTAGAGGAAAGCGTGAATTACAGCACCTATGCATTATTGCAATCTGTCGGGACAGATGGACAGACCAGTGTCGCCGCCAAAGGACTCAGCGGCAGCGGTTATGAGGGTCATTATTTTTGGGATGCAGAGATGTATGTATTCCCAGTGTTTCTCCATTTGAATCCAGAGATTGCTAAGCAGATGTTGCAGTTTCGTATCAACACATTAGCGAAAGCCCAAGAAAATCGGCGGTTATTCGGATATCGATCAGGAGCGCTCTATCCTTGGCGAACGATCTCTGGTTCTGAATCTTCAGCTTTCTTTGAAGCCGGATCCGCCCAGCATCATATCAATTCGGATATCGCTTATGCCTTTATCAGTTATTATCGGCAGACAAATGACATGGATTTTATGATCCAAGGCGGTTTTTCCGTGCTGTTAGAGACTGCGCGGGTTTTCAATGAGATCGGCTATTATCGAGACGGCAGCTACCATATTGATAAGGTGACAGGTCCTGATGAATATTCGGTACTGGTGAATGATAATTTCTATACTAATCGAATGGTTCAGCATCATTTTGAGTGGGTGGATCGTTTAGCACAACAAATAAAAACGGAATATCCTAATAAATGGAAAGAGATCCAAGAAAAGTGGCAGGTCACGGACGAAGAACTGAATCAGATGAGAGAAAAAGCAATACACATGGCTAAGCCGATGAATGAAGAACTAGGAATCATTGCACAGGATCGCGATTTCCTAAACAAAGCTTTTTGGCCGTTGACAAAAGAAGAAACCCACTATCCACTCTTGATGCATTATCATCCGTTAATGATCTATCGCTATCAGGTAGCGAAGCAAGCCGATGCGGTATTGGCACTCATGTTGTTTCCGGAAGATTTCACCGAAAAAGTAGCAACTGATACAGTAGCATATTATGATCGCATCACGACTCATGATTCCACACTTTCCTATTCGGCATTCGCAACGGTCTATAGTCGTTTGGGCAATGTAGAAAAGGGATATCAATATTTTCTGGAAAACGCCCGAGTCGATTTGGATAATACCCATGGAAACACGAAGGACGGTATCCATACGGCATCAATGGGTGGAACATTCCTAACGATCATTGAAGGATTTTGCCATTTGTTTTTTGATGAAAATGGACCGAAAGTCGAACCCCATTTACCTAAAGAAATAGAAGAAATCAGCTTCAACACCATTTATAGAGGAGAAACATATACCATCTCTGTAATGCAAAATGATCACACCATCAAGAAAATGGATATACAGTAA
- a CDS encoding TIM-barrel domain-containing protein, whose amino-acid sequence MVQTIVQGEKYRFSLLTEKLLRLEYSEKGIFTDSQTQVVINRDFEEVPYQLVEREDMIEIITTSYHLHYHKNQEFNNKSLTIDFSYNFTEYHNQWRFGEEAENLKGTIRTVDEIDGAVPLEDGILSRNGFSILDDSASLLVDKNGDPHPRSDSGKDVYVFAYGHDYQEALKDYFHLTGHPPKLPRYALGNWWSRYWKYTESEYRELITRFEKKEIPLSVAVLDMDWHLTDIPEKYGSGWTGYTWNRELFPDPEEFLNWLHQRGLAVTLNVHPADGIRGFEEQYPIVAERLNLASEIQEPAKFDFNNPEFRKVYFEEINHPLEKIGVDFWWLDWQQGEQSSIPGLDPLWTLNHYHILDMKKQGKDPVILSRFAGPGSHRYPIGFSGDSIVTWRSLAFQPYMTATASNIGYTWWSHDIGGHMHGYKDEELALRWVQFGVFSPINRLHSSSSPFFSKEPWIYGMDIEKNMIRFLQLRHELIPYLYTMNVLTAEKGLPLVRPLYYDHPEEDNAYTYKDEYFFGSELLVSPIIKPENKKLHLSENRLYLPEGDWYDLFTNLRYSGNVELSVYRSLDSIPVFVKAGGIIPFDGDLKKTNSEELPLRLQWKIFPGKSNHFELIEEKDGNRAVTTIRLDYEQKVVTIMVEDPNQVLPSEREHLLTFCGTEMFEPKGDLGQTLPFDLKLSERSFLIDAAFSNAITINVEGFQPVQTQVIRDKFFDLLNKAEIPFSEKERIWCYFKETTDGFKLTAFLQQIENEDLRNALYELIYIQRS is encoded by the coding sequence ATGGTTCAAACAATTGTTCAAGGAGAAAAATATCGCTTTTCGCTATTAACAGAAAAGCTTTTACGACTAGAATATTCTGAAAAAGGCATTTTTACGGATAGCCAGACTCAAGTCGTTATAAATAGAGATTTTGAAGAGGTCCCCTATCAGCTTGTTGAAAGAGAAGATATGATCGAGATCATCACCACCAGCTATCATCTTCATTATCATAAGAATCAGGAATTTAATAATAAAAGTTTGACGATCGATTTTTCTTACAACTTTACTGAGTACCATAATCAGTGGCGCTTTGGGGAAGAAGCAGAAAATTTAAAGGGAACAATTAGGACAGTGGATGAAATTGACGGTGCTGTTCCGTTAGAGGATGGGATTCTTAGTCGAAATGGATTTAGCATTTTGGATGACTCGGCATCCTTATTAGTAGATAAAAACGGTGATCCTCATCCAAGGAGTGATTCGGGAAAAGATGTCTATGTATTCGCCTATGGGCATGATTACCAAGAAGCGCTGAAGGACTATTTTCATTTGACGGGTCATCCCCCAAAGTTGCCTAGATATGCATTGGGGAATTGGTGGAGCAGGTATTGGAAATATACTGAATCGGAATATCGGGAATTGATCACGCGTTTTGAAAAAAAAGAGATTCCACTTTCTGTGGCAGTACTGGATATGGACTGGCATCTGACTGATATTCCGGAAAAATATGGCAGTGGTTGGACAGGGTATACATGGAATCGTGAGCTTTTTCCAGATCCAGAAGAATTTTTGAATTGGCTTCATCAACGGGGATTGGCTGTAACTTTAAATGTACATCCAGCTGATGGAATCAGAGGGTTTGAAGAACAATATCCAATTGTCGCTGAAAGACTGAATTTGGCTTCGGAGATTCAAGAGCCGGCAAAGTTCGATTTCAATAATCCGGAATTCAGAAAGGTTTATTTTGAAGAAATCAACCACCCATTGGAAAAAATTGGAGTCGATTTTTGGTGGCTGGATTGGCAGCAAGGAGAACAGAGCAGTATTCCTGGTCTTGATCCATTGTGGACATTGAATCACTATCATATTTTAGATATGAAGAAACAGGGGAAAGATCCAGTGATTTTGTCCCGTTTCGCTGGACCAGGAAGTCATCGTTATCCTATTGGATTTTCTGGCGATTCAATCGTGACCTGGCGCTCATTGGCCTTTCAGCCTTATATGACTGCGACCGCAAGTAATATCGGCTATACTTGGTGGAGCCATGATATAGGGGGACACATGCACGGTTACAAAGACGAAGAGCTGGCATTGCGTTGGGTCCAATTTGGGGTGTTCAGTCCGATCAATCGGCTTCACAGTTCCAGCAGTCCTTTCTTCAGTAAAGAACCGTGGATTTATGGAATGGATATCGAGAAGAACATGATTCGATTTTTACAGCTGCGTCATGAGTTAATCCCATATCTTTATACCATGAATGTTTTAACTGCTGAAAAGGGATTGCCTCTTGTTCGTCCGCTTTACTACGATCATCCTGAAGAAGACAACGCGTATACTTACAAAGACGAATATTTTTTTGGATCAGAGTTATTAGTCAGCCCTATTATAAAACCTGAAAATAAAAAACTTCATTTATCAGAAAATCGCCTGTATCTTCCTGAAGGGGATTGGTATGATCTTTTTACAAATTTGCGCTATTCCGGAAATGTTGAATTGTCTGTTTATCGCTCCTTAGATTCGATCCCTGTTTTTGTAAAGGCGGGTGGAATCATTCCTTTTGACGGAGATCTCAAAAAAACTAACAGTGAAGAGTTGCCACTACGTTTACAGTGGAAGATTTTTCCCGGAAAAAGCAATCACTTTGAGCTGATTGAAGAAAAAGATGGAAACCGAGCAGTTACAACGATACGCTTGGATTATGAACAAAAAGTCGTTACAATTATGGTAGAAGATCCAAATCAGGTTCTGCCTTCTGAAAGAGAACATTTATTGACTTTTTGCGGAACTGAGATGTTTGAACCAAAAGGTGATTTGGGACAGACTTTACCTTTTGATTTAAAGTTATCTGAAAGAAGTTTCTTGATCGACGCAGCTTTTTCTAATGCTATAACAATTAACGTAGAAGGGTTTCAGCCAGTTCAAACACAGGTTATTCGCGATAAATTTTTTGATCTCCTAAATAAGGCAGAAATTCCATTTTCCGAAAAGGAACGGATCTGGTGCTATTTCAAAGAAACTACTGACGGCTTCAAGCTGACAGCTTTCTTACAGCAGATTGAAAACGAAGATCTGCGAAATGCTTTGTATGAATTAATTTATATCCAAAGAAGTTAG
- a CDS encoding LacI family DNA-binding transcriptional regulator, whose product MKITIKKIAEEAGVSVTTVSNVINNKAHRVSDDKRELIESIIKKYNYSPNMNARALVQSSSRLIGLLYFSQTPRLDFTDPFVAEVLEGIERITKPNGFFTLVHKVTSQKDIEMIQKNWRFDGFIAVGFSQPLFEEVNKSIHVPIIFVDTHLDEKIYSRLEVYPNRYFLNTDDYHAALMATEYLIANGHKDIAFLSYGFDIHQTSVVQQRYLGYLDALKKAKLSVKNDLAYTHNDFEDMLTDKDHYSAVLVTADYLAIRFLYFLKKHQAYSAEKLSLIGFDDIKYAEFTDPPLTTVKLDQLRKGMMAMQMLVDIIDHKKEVAQLTNLSGELKIRETVKKIK is encoded by the coding sequence ATGAAAATTACGATAAAAAAAATTGCTGAAGAAGCAGGCGTTAGTGTAACTACCGTTTCTAACGTTATCAATAACAAAGCTCATCGCGTTTCAGATGATAAACGTGAACTTATCGAATCGATTATCAAAAAATATAATTATTCACCAAATATGAATGCACGTGCTTTGGTTCAATCATCCTCTCGCTTGATTGGTCTGTTGTATTTCTCACAAACTCCTCGATTGGATTTTACTGATCCTTTTGTTGCCGAAGTATTAGAAGGAATCGAGCGGATCACAAAGCCTAATGGATTTTTTACGCTGGTCCATAAAGTAACTTCACAAAAGGATATTGAAATGATTCAAAAAAACTGGCGTTTTGACGGCTTTATTGCTGTCGGCTTCAGCCAGCCGCTTTTTGAAGAGGTCAATAAAAGTATCCATGTCCCTATTATTTTTGTTGATACTCATTTGGATGAAAAAATATATTCCCGACTTGAAGTATATCCTAACCGCTATTTTCTAAATACTGATGACTATCATGCTGCGCTAATGGCCACAGAGTATCTGATCGCAAACGGACATAAAGATATTGCTTTTCTTTCTTATGGCTTTGATATTCATCAAACTAGTGTTGTACAACAACGCTATCTCGGCTATCTGGATGCGCTGAAGAAAGCAAAATTATCTGTCAAAAATGATTTGGCGTATACCCACAATGACTTTGAAGATATGTTGACAGATAAAGACCATTATTCTGCTGTGCTGGTTACCGCTGACTATCTGGCGATCCGTTTCCTATATTTTTTAAAAAAGCATCAAGCTTATTCCGCAGAAAAGCTGTCGCTGATTGGTTTTGATGATATAAAATATGCAGAGTTCACGGATCCGCCATTAACGACAGTGAAGCTGGATCAACTACGAAAGGGTATGATGGCGATGCAGATGTTAGTTGATATCATTGATCATAAGAAAGAAGTAGCACAGTTGACGAATCTATCCGGGGAATTAAAGATTCGAGAAACTGTAAAAAAAATCAAATAA
- a CDS encoding carbohydrate ABC transporter permease, which produces MEKVKSLVLNIFLLVLALITIIPFIWMLLSAFAPNSEIVKIGGGLFPTPSTLANFTGVQEKFDFMRMFFNSLFVAVLTTAIIIYTSALMGFVFSKFHFKGKNLLFGVVLSTMMLPWAVTIIPKYEMMVDFGWLNTYKSLIIPSMVSGFGIFMFRQSISQISDELLEAARVDGASDFYIFHRIILPMSRNAISSLAIFQFLWSWEDFLWPYLMIDDQSKQLLSVGLRLFNGQYGTDYGGLFAATSISIIPVIVIYIAFQKRFIAGVASGSIK; this is translated from the coding sequence ATGGAAAAAGTGAAATCTCTGGTGTTGAATATATTTTTATTAGTATTGGCATTGATCACGATCATTCCTTTTATCTGGATGCTGCTTTCCGCTTTTGCGCCTAACAGTGAGATCGTAAAAATAGGCGGAGGATTATTTCCTACACCTTCGACTTTGGCAAACTTTACCGGGGTTCAGGAAAAATTCGATTTTATGAGGATGTTCTTTAACAGCTTGTTCGTTGCTGTTTTAACGACTGCAATCATTATTTACACTAGTGCTTTGATGGGGTTCGTTTTTTCAAAATTTCATTTTAAAGGGAAGAATCTTTTATTTGGTGTTGTCTTGAGTACGATGATGCTGCCATGGGCAGTGACGATCATTCCTAAATACGAAATGATGGTGGACTTTGGTTGGTTGAATACCTATAAATCACTGATTATACCCTCGATGGTCAGTGGATTCGGAATATTTATGTTTCGACAGTCTATCTCACAAATTTCTGATGAATTATTAGAAGCGGCACGAGTGGACGGAGCCTCCGATTTTTATATCTTTCATCGAATCATCTTGCCGATGTCCAGAAATGCTATCTCCAGTTTGGCGATTTTTCAATTTCTTTGGAGTTGGGAAGACTTCTTGTGGCCATATTTGATGATTGATGATCAATCGAAACAACTGCTTTCTGTAGGGTTGCGTTTGTTTAATGGACAGTATGGAACAGATTATGGTGGTCTTTTTGCTGCCACATCTATCTCCATCATTCCTGTTATCGTGATCTATATTGCTTTCCAAAAACGGTTCATTGCCGGTGTGGCTAGCGGTTCGATTAAGTAA
- a CDS encoding carbohydrate ABC transporter permease, whose protein sequence is METIKPKRSFINLKNIAVLLLVVYFAIFLVYPIYKAFAGSLHDWNPLIDKYNFVGLENFKEVLTSGLFWKSMGNTMVFAFFAVVFRIVFGLGLALLLSSRLTKVKTLFQGLFYMPTITPLVAVSFVWMWMFDPQFGLINKVFNLDINWLKDSQWALPAIIIMTIWKDFGYATVLFLGGLMGLPEDVFEASKIDGATSWQTFWRITLPLLKPTTLFVVITSLITYLQAYIQILIMTNGGPGTSTYVISYLIFDEAFVKYNFGTASAMAIILFVIIGILTIIMFKVTGERNEA, encoded by the coding sequence ATGGAAACAATAAAACCTAAACGCTCTTTTATCAATTTGAAGAATATCGCGGTCTTGTTATTAGTTGTGTATTTTGCTATTTTTTTGGTTTATCCCATCTATAAAGCATTTGCGGGGAGCTTACATGACTGGAATCCTCTGATTGATAAATATAACTTCGTAGGATTGGAAAATTTTAAAGAGGTGCTGACAAGCGGACTTTTTTGGAAGTCAATGGGAAATACAATGGTGTTTGCTTTTTTCGCAGTAGTTTTTCGGATCGTTTTTGGTTTAGGCTTGGCACTGCTTTTATCTTCAAGGTTAACAAAAGTCAAAACCCTTTTTCAAGGATTGTTTTATATGCCGACCATTACACCATTAGTGGCAGTTTCCTTTGTTTGGATGTGGATGTTCGATCCACAATTTGGTCTGATAAATAAAGTATTCAATTTGGATATCAACTGGCTGAAGGATTCTCAATGGGCATTACCGGCAATCATTATCATGACAATTTGGAAAGATTTCGGTTATGCAACGGTTTTATTTTTAGGTGGTTTAATGGGCCTTCCAGAAGATGTTTTTGAAGCTTCTAAAATCGACGGGGCTACCAGCTGGCAGACTTTTTGGCGGATTACGTTACCGCTTTTGAAACCGACAACGCTTTTTGTTGTTATTACATCGCTGATCACTTATTTGCAAGCATATATCCAGATCTTAATCATGACAAATGGAGGCCCCGGAACATCTACATATGTTATTTCGTATTTGATTTTTGATGAGGCCTTTGTAAAATACAATTTTGGGACAGCTTCAGCGATGGCGATTATTTTGTTTGTTATTATCGGGATTTTAACGATCATCATGTTTAAAGTCACAGGTGAAAGGAATGAAGCATAA
- a CDS encoding extracellular solute-binding protein, whose protein sequence is MKKSKMLVMLATFLMAGGLAACGNGSQGGSAGGTTDTKEDKGMEVLGDQVKFDPNKLVNDGKPIDIEYWTWNEGDPAIAMAKEYEKIYPNVSIKVVNHPWEDYWTKLPLALKGKNGPAVFNIHNSQHDLLIPYLQPYDIDLEDLKADFTSVDPHVIDGKVYYIDSMINTGNIYYNKKLWAEAGLTDQDIPKTWDQFREVAKKLTKKDGDKITQAGFNWNGETYSAIYQGLNYQKGELLFKDDGKVANYDNDTTKENLQFLLDLYEKDQVGSKDFGADSSQSFGNGQTAMVYKWGFYLNELNTNYPDIEFGVFATPTPDESVPMAYDRYNGESTPGINKNQTEEQQAVAQDFLRYCLANDEYSKAGALSLASFPTKKSLADNAEILDNPILKVIAPRVDRLIWPGPFPATIETTGTKTMEDVLFNGKDLDGALKSGQQQMEKDMRDTDFVSLENTYKFIDEAN, encoded by the coding sequence ATGAAGAAAAGCAAGATGTTAGTGATGTTAGCAACATTTTTGATGGCTGGGGGATTAGCGGCATGTGGAAATGGTAGTCAGGGCGGAAGTGCTGGTGGTACGACAGATACAAAAGAAGATAAGGGAATGGAAGTTCTTGGTGATCAAGTAAAATTTGATCCCAATAAGTTAGTAAACGACGGAAAACCGATTGATATTGAATATTGGACATGGAATGAAGGCGATCCAGCGATTGCAATGGCAAAAGAATATGAAAAAATTTATCCTAATGTCTCTATTAAAGTCGTGAACCATCCTTGGGAAGATTATTGGACTAAGTTACCTTTGGCTTTGAAAGGAAAAAATGGCCCTGCGGTTTTCAATATCCACAATTCTCAACATGATTTATTGATCCCTTATTTACAGCCATATGATATCGATTTAGAAGATTTAAAGGCAGACTTTACGTCGGTAGATCCTCACGTGATCGATGGCAAAGTTTACTATATCGACAGCATGATCAACACGGGTAACATTTACTACAACAAAAAATTATGGGCAGAAGCTGGGTTAACTGATCAGGATATCCCTAAAACATGGGATCAATTCCGGGAAGTTGCTAAAAAACTAACGAAAAAAGATGGCGATAAAATCACACAAGCCGGATTCAACTGGAATGGTGAAACTTACAGTGCAATCTATCAAGGCTTGAATTATCAAAAAGGTGAGTTGCTTTTCAAAGATGATGGCAAAGTCGCAAACTACGATAATGACACTACCAAAGAAAACTTGCAATTTTTACTTGATTTGTATGAAAAAGACCAAGTCGGCTCAAAAGATTTTGGAGCAGACTCTTCCCAAAGTTTTGGCAATGGTCAAACTGCGATGGTTTATAAATGGGGATTCTATTTAAATGAATTGAATACTAATTATCCTGATATCGAATTTGGTGTATTTGCAACACCAACTCCGGATGAATCGGTGCCAATGGCTTATGACCGTTACAATGGTGAAAGCACACCAGGAATCAATAAGAATCAAACAGAAGAACAGCAAGCGGTAGCACAAGATTTTCTAAGATACTGTCTGGCTAATGATGAATATTCAAAAGCGGGCGCGCTGTCTCTTGCTTCTTTCCCAACCAAGAAATCTTTAGCGGATAACGCTGAAATTCTGGATAATCCAATATTGAAGGTAATCGCACCGCGAGTAGATCGCTTGATTTGGCCTGGTCCATTTCCAGCAACAATTGAAACTACAGGTACAAAGACCATGGAAGATGTTTTATTTAACGGAAAAGATTTAGATGGTGCGTTAAAATCCGGTCAGCAACAAATGGAAAAAGATATGCGGGATACGGATTTTGTTTCACTGGAAAATACTTATAAATTTATTGATGAAGCAAATTAA
- a CDS encoding TspO/MBR family protein, giving the protein MLKDKKFWFCVVGIVGLGFLVGLLSGDLGEYYASLQKPFFAPPGWLFGPVWTVLYAMIGICLYTLLELKNGKDKNNLLTIFWIQLICNLLWTIFFFNLKANWLAVIDITLLAVLLTWFLYLLWHKKKISFYLLVPYYLWVLFAMVLNYGIIVVN; this is encoded by the coding sequence ATGCTGAAAGATAAAAAGTTTTGGTTTTGTGTGGTTGGTATCGTGGGATTAGGTTTTTTAGTGGGATTGTTGAGCGGGGACTTAGGTGAATACTACGCTTCCTTGCAGAAACCATTTTTTGCGCCGCCGGGTTGGCTTTTTGGTCCCGTTTGGACGGTTCTGTACGCTATGATCGGTATCTGTCTTTATACACTGCTGGAGCTAAAAAACGGCAAAGATAAAAATAATCTGCTGACAATTTTCTGGATTCAGTTAATCTGTAATTTGCTTTGGACTATTTTCTTCTTCAATCTTAAAGCAAACTGGCTGGCAGTGATCGATATCACGTTGTTAGCTGTATTATTGACATGGTTTCTCTATTTATTATGGCACAAGAAAAAAATCAGTTTTTATTTGCTGGTACCGTATTATCTTTGGGTGCTTTTTGCGATGGTGTTGAATTATGGGATTATTGTGGTTAATTAG
- a CDS encoding ArsR/SmtB family transcription factor, with amino-acid sequence MNDYSILKQDLHDLSDFLIALGDEKRQAIIIQLLEEKNCGGLQVTSLAETTNLSRPAISHHLKILKEAKIVNYRQEGKKNFYYLNHEQTEIKKLQSFLDKVIRIMNEKDNS; translated from the coding sequence TTGAATGATTATTCTATTCTAAAACAAGATCTGCATGACTTGAGCGATTTTTTAATTGCTTTGGGAGACGAAAAAAGACAGGCAATTATTATTCAATTACTTGAAGAAAAAAACTGTGGTGGTTTACAAGTTACCTCATTAGCAGAAACTACCAATTTGTCTAGACCAGCAATTTCGCATCATCTAAAAATTTTAAAGGAGGCAAAAATTGTAAATTATAGACAGGAAGGAAAGAAAAATTTTTACTACCTTAATCACGAACAAACTGAAATCAAAAAGCTGCAATCCTTTCTGGACAAAGTGATTCGTATTATGAATGAGAAGGATAATTCATGA
- a CDS encoding type 1 glutamine amidotransferase domain-containing protein: MKKVLIVETNIQKYAGTNEATGLWLGESIEFIDELHKHSIEVDFVSPLGGFVPLDPRSMKYIDKSIMAIYSDKKFVREGLINTKKPEEINPANYSAIYFTGGHGVMWDFPDNKKLQEIALAIYENDGYILSVCHGIAGLLNIKDRQGNFLISGKKVTGFTKTEEILAGKLNVVPFLNQQAAEERNAIFQKKRFYKEFALKDSRIITGQNPFSVRAVAKLYIEELNICKPS, translated from the coding sequence ATGAAAAAAGTATTGATTGTTGAAACAAATATACAGAAATATGCTGGCACAAACGAAGCGACCGGACTTTGGCTTGGCGAGAGCATTGAATTTATTGATGAACTTCATAAACACAGCATTGAAGTCGATTTTGTAAGTCCATTGGGAGGATTTGTACCTCTGGATCCTCGAAGTATGAAATATATAGACAAGTCCATTATGGCGATTTATTCAGATAAAAAATTTGTCCGTGAAGGCTTGATAAATACGAAAAAACCAGAAGAAATAAATCCTGCTAACTATAGTGCTATCTACTTTACTGGTGGACATGGTGTTATGTGGGATTTCCCTGATAATAAAAAGCTGCAAGAAATTGCTTTAGCCATCTATGAAAATGATGGATATATTTTATCTGTTTGCCATGGAATTGCCGGGCTGCTTAATATTAAAGACAGACAAGGGAATTTTTTGATTTCCGGAAAAAAAGTTACAGGTTTTACAAAGACCGAGGAAATTTTAGCTGGAAAATTAAACGTGGTACCATTCTTAAATCAACAAGCAGCTGAAGAAAGAAATGCGATATTTCAAAAGAAAAGGTTTTATAAAGAATTTGCTTTAAAAGATAGTCGAATCATCACAGGGCAAAATCCCTTTTCTGTAAGAGCTGTTGCAAAATTATATATTGAGGAGTTAAACATATGCAAACCATCTTAG